The Hordeum vulgare subsp. vulgare chromosome 7H, MorexV3_pseudomolecules_assembly, whole genome shotgun sequence DNA window ATTTTATATTTCTAGATGAACTTAATCTAGTTTGATTGGGCTTGGATCATTCGTAGTTTAAATTATATTTGAATCAAGTTTGTAGATGGGTTTGTCCTATGATTTTTTCGATGAAGAATTTGATctccaagaggaggaggatatcTTAATGATCCTACATATCCACGTCAATAAGAGAAGGAGGATATCTTAATGATCCTACCTATCCACGTCAATAAAAGCTGAAGCACGGTGGTTCAATTTTTGGTTGTCAGGATTTGTGGAGGAAAATAATTGATGCCCTCAACTAATTAATGAGAAACTACTTTGGGGAGAATCCCACATATTCCACATCATACTTTCGGCGTCGTTTTAGGATGAGCATCGAGATATTCAAACACACTGTGAAGAAACTAGCGAGGCATGATCGTTTTTTCAGCAAAGGAGGGATGTCATCGGAGAACTCGGACATAGCACCTACCAAAAAGTGGTTGTCGCTTTACGTATGTTGACATACGGTATTCCAGCGGACTATTTATTCGGTTGAAAATAAACAATTTGTTGTATTTATTCatgaactatttgttgtattATTCATGAATTATTTGTTTGAGTTGAAATAATAATTGAACTATTTATCGTTGATTTATTTTATGTATGTTTGATTTTTTGGTTATATGATTGAGTGGGAAACGTGTTTGTGGTGGACAAGCGCTGTATATTTAGCACCCCTGCTGAAGCATGATCTGTGATGTCGCTAAATTTTGTAACATCCGTTAAAGTTACAACACGTCAACGTTCAATTTTCTTTAACACGcatctgttgaagatgctctaagcaaTGAAAACAAGGCAAATCATCAAAGTACTTATAATTTCCCACAGAGAAAAATCAAATTACCCGACATTATAAATAGAGTTGGCCACGAGATATCggtcccctcctcccctcccaagACACAGATTCCAAGCACGAAAGTCTCTCCGCCAGATAACAAACGTCCCTCCCACCGACGGCTGGGGTCCGCAGACGCGGCACCACATGTCATTGACTACTGTCCACCTGCGTGGCATCCACACCGTTCGTCTAGTCGGCAGTCTCGGCTCCTCCCCGAAAATTTCGATTCCCAGTTTGCACACTGTGGAACCAAAAGCCGAGACACAGCTCGAGCTCAGCTCCCCACCCcactcccccctccccccccccccccccccctccccgaggCCCCAACCCTAAGCCCCTCGCCGGGCCCCAATGTCGAGGCTGGCGGCCGCGGCCGCAGGGGCGCTGCTTGTGATCCTCGCAGTGGTGGGTAGCgcggcggcgaagacgacgaTCGAGCCGTGCTCCACCGCCGACTCGTGCGCGGCGCTGCTCGGCTACTCGCTCTACGCCGACATGAAGGTCTCCGAGGTGGCGGCGCTCTTCGGCGCGGACCCGGCGGCGCTCCTGGCCGCCAACGCGCTCGACTTCGCCTCCCCCGGCGCCGCCAACCGGATCCTCCCCgcggggctcctcctccgcgtccCCACCCGCTGCGCCTGCGCCGACGGCGTCCGCAAGTCCGTCTCCGTCCGCTACGCCGCACGCCCCGCCGACACGCTCGCCACCGTCGCCGACGTCGTCTTCGCGGGCCTCGCCTCCGCCGACCAGATCCGCAACGCCAACGGGCTCGCCGAGGCGGACCCCGACGCGCTGCTCGACGCCGGCCAGATTCTCGTCGTCCCCTTCCCCTGCGTCTGCCTCAACTCCACCGACAACAACCTCCCCGCCGTCTACCTCTCCTATGTCGTGCGGGTCGGGGACACCGTGGAATCCATCGCCGCCAGCCACGCCACCACCGTCACGGATCTCAGCAATGTGAATGCCATGGGGAGCCCCATCGTGGCACCCGGAGACATCCTTGCAATTCCATTGTCAGGTAAAATAATCTCCCAATGCTAGTATCAATTATCGTTGCCACCGGCTGCCTTAACACATTCCACATCATTTTCCCACCAATTGTTTTATGAAGTTTCCCCAATAGCCGTGAATGCTTCTTTGCTTCTCCGTTTTATACTTGCAAATTGCAAACCAGATACAAAAAGACCATTGTGAAAGGCTGTAAAGCGGCAGATTTGTGATACTTTAGGCCATGTTAGAAATGTTAAGCTTTTTTAGACAAAAGGCACGGGGCCTGGCTTTATATTGAAAGCTAATGATTGTTTGCATACAACATACTATGATACTTACCAGTTTGCAGCCCAGACCCAAAAGGATAGAGCGAGGAATGGAACTACGGTGAACAATTAAACACCAAAGTATCCTAAAAAAA harbors:
- the LOC123410788 gene encoding lysM domain-containing GPI-anchored protein LYP6; the encoded protein is MSRLAAAAAGALLVILAVVGSAAAKTTIEPCSTADSCAALLGYSLYADMKVSEVAALFGADPAALLAANALDFASPGAANRILPAGLLLRVPTRCACADGVRKSVSVRYAARPADTLATVADVVFAGLASADQIRNANGLAEADPDALLDAGQILVVPFPCVCLNSTDNNLPAVYLSYVVRVGDTVESIAASHATTVTDLSNVNAMGSPIVAPGDILAIPLSACASTFPNFASDYGLLVANGTYALTAGNCVECSCGPGDLNLYCTPASLGTSCSSMQCSNSSLMLGNMTSQPTSGGCGVSSCSYAGFINGSIATSLSSGLQPTCPGPHQFPPLMEPSTAAIHGSYLAPSPSPGPGEAGGAVPGSSDSGASSHSLAGSLSPSVHRLHQMILILSLVFYLHM